The Apium graveolens cultivar Ventura chromosome 6, ASM990537v1, whole genome shotgun sequence genome contains a region encoding:
- the LOC141665665 gene encoding uncharacterized protein LOC141665665 has protein sequence MPTIKAYDGIDDPANHVMTFSNALLLQPMNDIVKCRAFHQTLSGMAQRGYSRLPPNSIGSFMDLIQDFIKKFISGRVHEKSSASLMGIIQGAKESLRDYLNRFKESLKVPDLEDKEAILALQQGTRDEFIKMSLEKCPPESMLRL, from the coding sequence atgcccaccatcaaagcatatgATGGTATTGACGACCCTGCTAATCATGTCATGACATTCTCTAACGCCTTATTGCTACAACCCATGAATGACATTgttaagtgtcgggcctttcaTCAAACCttatcgggtatggctcaaagggGGTACAGCCgtctgcccccaaactctattggatcttTTATGGACTTGATCCAAGATTTTATAAAGAAATTTATAAGTGGCAGGGTACATGAGAAGAGTTCAGCTTCTCTCATGGGCATAAtccaaggagcaaaggagtccctCAGAGATTACCTGAACCGATTTAAGGAGTCATTGAAGGTCCCGGATCTCGAAGACAAGGAAGCCATTTTAGCCCTACAACAAGGGACAAGAGACGAGTTCATTAAGATGTCCCTAGAAAAATGCcctcctgaaagcatgttgcGGCTCTAG